A window of Tautonia plasticadhaerens contains these coding sequences:
- a CDS encoding phage tail tape measure protein has protein sequence MATVGYLRVMGTMSTAPLQKGLGAMRGSINAFAGATAFGGRGLAAMGAAMGGVAAAGASFRTHLSIGKQMAGLAKATDLEGAALEGLKQELFGLSTELAGVPVEDLLDIAITGGKLGIAAGDLVEYTRGIAMLSTAMDDIPASEIADQVGKVNSVFKLSSTRGAMQLGSAIDKVADSGVSASSDILNVVQRISGSAAAAKIGADEAVALAGALLDTGTQAELGATSLQRLIMGLNNVESRAGFAKVLGVEAGQFARMVEDSPVRALQAFLGTLNTLDAQSQQVAIASVLGRDSIQATGEIQKLAAQVDTLDRYLGLSSHEFATLEQIQKSYNITAGTSGATLAQVGNRMTILKDQVGTGLAPALLIGSTLLGDLATGVGEAFGRSEGAVQGLGISVSGIVDTIGFAFRNLPDLFEMAAIKLQERLLNVGAWFQTLGTNIGIIAGWAFENWRELALDAFNAIGFGIQNLGTNLYNLGSALVAFLRDPTQGFQFNWTPMLEGFTSTVSELPALAEPEFISLQSSIDEVADRIAANEAARAAKSVESAVEAGAGVMPGAVAGAVEQGIARPDLLGDQGGEAKASAANLELGSKEAYSAIAAFRNGGGQDRLLNVNTRQLSTLQRIDRGIDRMAGSQLEVQAV, from the coding sequence ATGGCGACGGTCGGCTACCTCCGCGTGATGGGCACCATGAGCACCGCGCCCCTGCAGAAGGGGCTCGGGGCCATGCGCGGCTCGATCAACGCCTTCGCCGGGGCGACGGCCTTCGGCGGCCGGGGCCTGGCCGCGATGGGGGCCGCGATGGGCGGCGTCGCCGCCGCCGGGGCCAGCTTCCGGACCCACCTCTCGATCGGCAAGCAGATGGCCGGCCTGGCCAAGGCGACCGACCTGGAGGGGGCGGCGCTGGAGGGGCTCAAGCAGGAGCTGTTCGGCCTCTCGACCGAGCTGGCCGGCGTGCCGGTCGAGGACCTGCTCGACATCGCCATCACCGGCGGCAAGCTCGGCATCGCCGCCGGCGACCTGGTCGAGTACACCCGCGGCATCGCGATGCTCTCGACCGCGATGGACGACATCCCCGCCTCGGAGATCGCCGACCAGGTCGGCAAGGTCAACAGCGTCTTCAAGCTGAGCAGCACCCGGGGCGCGATGCAGCTCGGCTCGGCGATCGACAAGGTGGCCGACTCGGGCGTCTCGGCCTCCAGCGACATCCTCAACGTCGTCCAGCGGATCAGCGGCTCGGCCGCCGCGGCGAAGATCGGGGCCGACGAGGCCGTCGCCCTGGCCGGCGCCCTGCTCGACACCGGCACCCAGGCCGAGCTGGGGGCGACCTCGCTCCAACGCCTGATCATGGGGCTCAACAACGTCGAGTCCCGGGCCGGCTTCGCGAAGGTCCTCGGCGTCGAGGCCGGGCAGTTCGCCCGGATGGTCGAGGACTCCCCCGTCCGGGCGCTGCAGGCCTTCCTCGGGACGCTCAACACCCTGGACGCCCAGAGCCAGCAGGTCGCCATCGCGTCCGTCCTCGGCCGCGACTCGATCCAGGCGACCGGCGAGATCCAGAAGCTCGCCGCCCAGGTCGACACCCTCGACCGCTACCTCGGCCTGTCCTCGCACGAGTTCGCCACCCTGGAGCAGATCCAGAAGAGCTACAACATCACCGCCGGCACCAGCGGGGCCACCCTCGCCCAGGTCGGCAACCGGATGACGATCCTCAAGGACCAGGTCGGCACCGGCCTGGCCCCCGCCCTGCTGATCGGCAGCACCCTGCTCGGCGACCTGGCCACCGGCGTCGGCGAGGCCTTCGGCCGCTCCGAGGGGGCCGTGCAGGGCCTGGGCATCAGCGTCTCGGGGATCGTCGACACCATCGGCTTCGCCTTCCGGAACCTGCCCGACCTCTTCGAGATGGCCGCCATCAAGCTGCAGGAGCGGCTCCTGAACGTCGGCGCGTGGTTCCAGACGCTCGGTACCAACATCGGCATCATCGCCGGCTGGGCCTTCGAGAACTGGCGGGAGCTGGCCCTCGACGCCTTCAACGCGATCGGCTTCGGGATCCAGAACCTCGGCACCAACCTCTACAACCTCGGCTCGGCGCTGGTCGCCTTCCTCCGGGATCCCACCCAGGGCTTCCAGTTCAACTGGACCCCGATGCTGGAGGGGTTCACCTCCACCGTGTCCGAGCTGCCCGCGCTGGCCGAGCCGGAGTTCATCAGCCTGCAATCGTCGATCGACGAGGTGGCCGACCGGATCGCCGCCAACGAGGCGGCCCGCGCGGCCAAGTCGGTCGAGTCGGCCGTCGAGGCCGGGGCCGGCGTGATGCCCGGCGCCGTGGCGGGGGCCGTCGAGCAGGGCATCGCCCGGCCCGACCTGCTCGGCGACCAGGGCGGCGAGGCGAAGGCCTCGGCCGCCAACCTGGAGCTCGGCAGCAAGGAGGCGTACTCGGCCATCGCCGCCTTCCGCAACGGGGGCGGGCAGGACCGGCTGCTCAACGTCAACACCCGACAGCTCTCGACGCTCCAGCGGATCGACCGCGGGATCGATCGCATGGCCGGGTCCCAGCTGGAGGTCCAGGCGGTCTGA
- a CDS encoding HK97-gp10 family putative phage morphogenesis protein has protein sequence MASRRRSVRVVVTGHKAIDRKLRKLEPKIQRKLARKATREGLRPILDEVIASAPEDTGFLRDHVKLRAVRKKRRGEIALHVIIPSIPFKAAFGDSKTPKANGSKTTYFYPSIIEYGSRDRPPDPWVRRAFERLQGKGRQTMIDELWGAIEREASRGVRKPSGGSGGPRRDPTTGRFI, from the coding sequence TTGGCCAGCCGACGTCGGTCCGTCCGCGTGGTCGTCACCGGCCACAAGGCGATCGACCGCAAGCTCCGGAAGCTGGAGCCCAAGATCCAGCGGAAGCTCGCCCGCAAGGCGACCCGGGAGGGGCTGCGCCCCATCCTCGACGAGGTGATCGCGTCTGCCCCCGAGGATACCGGGTTCCTGCGCGACCACGTCAAGCTCCGCGCCGTCCGCAAGAAGCGGCGGGGGGAGATCGCCCTGCACGTGATCATCCCCTCGATCCCCTTCAAGGCCGCCTTCGGCGACTCCAAGACGCCGAAGGCCAATGGATCGAAGACCACCTACTTCTACCCCTCGATCATCGAATACGGGTCGCGCGACCGCCCCCCGGACCCCTGGGTCCGCCGCGCCTTCGAGCGGCTCCAGGGCAAGGGCCGCCAGACCATGATCGACGAGCTCTGGGGCGCGATCGAGCGCGAGGCGTCCCGCGGCGTCCGCAAGCCTTCCGGCGGCTCGGGCGGCCCGCGCCGCGACCCGACGACGGGCCGCTTCATCTAG
- a CDS encoding phage tail assembly protein T yields MLLFRLALHFGEPDPDALAERISSPLLSEWLAFFRLHPLPDPWLQTGITCDTLVRVLGTGKAARRITPDSFIPRPRRRAPQAPGAMRAALAAFARLQSPDPR; encoded by the coding sequence GTGCTCCTCTTCCGGCTCGCCCTGCACTTCGGCGAGCCGGACCCGGACGCCCTGGCCGAGCGGATCAGCTCCCCGCTCCTCTCGGAGTGGCTGGCCTTCTTCAGATTGCACCCGCTGCCCGACCCCTGGCTCCAGACCGGGATCACCTGCGACACCCTGGTCCGGGTCCTGGGCACCGGCAAGGCGGCGCGGCGGATCACCCCCGACTCCTTCATCCCCCGGCCCCGACGCCGGGCGCCGCAGGCCCCCGGGGCGATGCGGGCCGCCCTGGCGGCGTTCGCCCGCCTGCAATCCCCCGACCCGAGATGA
- a CDS encoding phage tail tube protein encodes MSAIPHAGTTLETSPDDTTYTAVAQLISITPPGTEREAVETSDLAAGAKTFRGSKKYDAGELELAITYDPKLASHATLEGLRTSGNTIYWRITLNDMDTTATIAKFSGFVTGFEVDEVNRDDEDNVTATLTVKVTGAITLTPGTSS; translated from the coding sequence ATGTCCGCCATCCCCCACGCCGGGACCACGCTCGAGACCTCCCCCGACGACACCACCTACACCGCCGTCGCCCAGCTCATCTCGATCACCCCGCCCGGCACCGAGCGGGAGGCCGTCGAGACGAGCGACCTGGCCGCCGGGGCCAAGACCTTCCGCGGCTCCAAGAAATACGACGCCGGCGAGCTGGAGCTGGCGATCACCTACGACCCCAAGCTCGCCAGCCACGCCACGCTCGAAGGCCTGCGCACCAGCGGCAACACGATCTACTGGCGGATCACGCTCAACGACATGGACACCACCGCGACGATCGCCAAGTTCTCCGGCTTCGTCACCGGCTTCGAGGTCGACGAGGTCAACCGGGACGACGAGGACAACGTGACCGCGACCCTGACCGTCAAGGTCACCGGCGCGATCACCCTCACCCCCGGCACCAGCTCCTGA
- the gp17 gene encoding tail completion protein gp17 yields MTLAELIEAVRARTAADAAVAARAASRVYPGWIPQGASTPAVTFTVIGHARGRHLDGAGDWGRARVQFDCWADDPADAAALAAALADLWHGHRGGSLSARQLDEQDLPEPPAGGGGAWSGRISLDFSFLHR; encoded by the coding sequence GTGACCCTCGCCGAGCTGATCGAGGCGGTCCGCGCGCGGACCGCCGCCGACGCCGCGGTCGCCGCCCGGGCCGCCTCCCGGGTCTACCCGGGCTGGATCCCCCAGGGGGCGAGCACCCCCGCGGTGACCTTCACCGTCATCGGCCACGCCCGGGGCCGGCACCTGGACGGCGCCGGCGACTGGGGCCGGGCCCGGGTCCAGTTCGACTGCTGGGCCGACGACCCGGCCGACGCCGCGGCCCTGGCCGCCGCCCTGGCCGACCTCTGGCACGGCCACCGGGGCGGGTCCCTCTCGGCCCGGCAGCTCGACGAGCAGGACCTGCCCGAGCCGCCCGCCGGCGGCGGCGGCGCCTGGTCCGGCCGCATCAGCCTCGACTTCTCCTTCCTCCACCGCTAA
- a CDS encoding LamG domain-containing protein: MAAPNFIGEYETAWDSATSPKSTAAITVQAGDVLVAVSAVETYNTGFQEPTITPSGGGLTWTSRQVVQGNDYGKVAIWTAVASGSASFAVTFTRTGSLSSGLYFGGSVLQYRGSDGLGNSAKANVSSGAPSLSLTTTGANSALVAINNDWNAGDGSSRTWRTINGTAPSAGNGYEAVYFRDASRYTVYAARWPDAGAAGSKTLGLSSPSGQKYSIAGIEVLGTSSPSPAAAALSATAADASASLALDAGAPPGSAAALAATAGDASASLALDAGLPGSSAIALSATAADATASLALDAGAPTGTAIALSATAADATASLALDAGAPTGTAIALSATAADATAALWAAGGGPIGFDTAPARVLWLDAGDGVNARGAVELDGSTQYLTRSGSLMGVLGTSYSVQAWVYLDATGASRGIVCHRSTASSSRIPLFLGVGSDDVVDFIVGADGAAFSTAVGSALSAGQWHHVVGVRSGNTLSIYVDGVKGTDATGSFGGTITPTHLDYGSNFGGSASRVQLLDGRIDQVGLWGNRALTQSDVTGLFNAGAGLTFGGMTSGQKSGLVLFHELDEASGDRLDATGNGRAMTAVGAPGGAHGVVEGPADDLDPVSSWDDRVGGLAFEQASVPARPAWRSGPGTPYVDFDGTDDQLSHGTPGGLVGDRSAFTLLAKVRLDALPATDPAVIYEEADASGAVACRLAVDSSGHVVGSYRPSGGTLASATSSATLPAGGAPVTIGLVRDGTALQAFVAGSPSGPSATIDAGTSLAGATPRVGAPVASSGFARLDGRVYAVFGAALAYADAQVRQLSEAPSASALSATAADATAALVLDAAAPGESAAALAATAADASATLALDAGAPPPAALALSASTADASATLALDASAPGAAGLALSATAGDATASLALDAGPPPASTIALLAAAGDATASLALDAAIPAPAAASILAAAADASAALVLDASPPAGTAPFSLSATTADATAALGLAWIARVDLRQIVFERLSGSAALAALVGTRIYPNWVPQGVAARPALTFTVVSNARGRVLAEDGFDGSARARVRFDAWADDPADAAAVVDALSDLWHGYRGTASGGVLVHSSYQVDEQDLPEAPADGSGDWTERIVADYAIHYRIPRPDR; this comes from the coding sequence GTGGCCGCACCCAACTTCATCGGCGAATATGAGACGGCGTGGGACTCCGCCACCTCGCCCAAGTCGACGGCCGCGATCACCGTCCAGGCCGGGGACGTGCTGGTCGCGGTCTCGGCCGTCGAGACCTACAACACGGGCTTCCAGGAGCCCACGATCACGCCCAGCGGCGGCGGCCTGACCTGGACCAGCCGGCAGGTCGTCCAGGGCAACGACTACGGCAAGGTCGCGATCTGGACGGCGGTCGCCTCGGGGTCCGCCTCGTTCGCCGTCACGTTCACGCGCACGGGCTCCCTGTCCTCGGGCCTCTACTTCGGCGGGTCGGTCCTCCAGTATCGCGGCTCCGACGGGCTCGGCAACTCCGCCAAGGCCAACGTCTCGTCCGGGGCACCGAGCCTCTCGCTGACGACGACCGGCGCCAACTCGGCGCTCGTCGCGATCAACAACGACTGGAACGCCGGGGACGGCTCCTCCCGCACCTGGCGGACGATCAACGGCACCGCCCCGAGCGCCGGCAACGGGTACGAGGCGGTCTACTTCCGGGACGCCTCGCGCTACACCGTCTACGCCGCCCGCTGGCCGGACGCGGGGGCGGCCGGGTCCAAGACGCTCGGATTGTCGAGCCCGAGCGGCCAGAAGTATTCGATCGCCGGGATCGAGGTGCTGGGGACGTCGTCGCCGTCCCCGGCCGCCGCCGCCCTCTCGGCGACCGCCGCCGACGCCTCCGCCTCGCTCGCCCTCGACGCGGGGGCGCCGCCGGGCTCGGCCGCCGCCCTCGCCGCGACGGCCGGCGACGCCTCCGCGAGCCTCGCCCTCGACGCGGGGCTGCCGGGCAGCTCGGCGATCGCCCTCTCGGCGACCGCCGCCGACGCCACCGCCTCGCTCGCCCTCGACGCCGGGGCCCCGACCGGCACCGCGATCGCCCTCTCGGCGACGGCGGCGGACGCCACCGCCTCGCTCGCCCTCGACGCCGGGGCCCCGACCGGCACCGCGATCGCCCTCTCGGCGACCGCCGCCGACGCCACCGCCGCCCTCTGGGCCGCCGGCGGCGGGCCGATCGGCTTCGACACCGCCCCGGCCCGCGTCCTCTGGCTCGACGCCGGCGACGGGGTCAACGCCCGGGGGGCCGTCGAGCTCGACGGCTCGACCCAGTACCTGACCCGGTCCGGCTCGCTGATGGGCGTGCTGGGGACCAGCTACAGCGTCCAGGCCTGGGTCTACCTCGACGCGACGGGGGCCAGCCGGGGGATCGTCTGCCACCGCTCGACGGCGTCCTCGTCCCGGATCCCGCTCTTCCTCGGGGTCGGCTCGGACGACGTGGTCGACTTCATCGTCGGGGCCGACGGGGCGGCGTTCTCCACCGCGGTCGGCTCCGCCCTCTCCGCCGGCCAGTGGCACCACGTCGTCGGGGTCCGCAGCGGCAACACGCTCTCGATCTACGTCGACGGCGTCAAGGGGACCGACGCCACCGGCTCCTTCGGCGGCACGATCACGCCGACGCACCTCGACTACGGCTCCAACTTCGGCGGCTCCGCCTCCCGGGTCCAGCTGCTCGACGGCCGGATCGACCAGGTCGGCCTCTGGGGCAACCGGGCCCTGACCCAGTCCGACGTGACGGGCCTCTTCAACGCCGGGGCCGGGCTCACCTTCGGCGGCATGACCTCGGGCCAGAAGTCCGGCCTGGTCCTCTTCCACGAGCTGGACGAGGCCTCCGGCGACCGGCTCGACGCCACCGGCAACGGCCGCGCGATGACGGCCGTCGGCGCCCCGGGCGGGGCCCACGGCGTCGTCGAGGGCCCGGCCGACGACCTCGACCCGGTCTCCTCCTGGGACGACCGGGTCGGCGGCCTGGCCTTCGAGCAGGCCTCCGTCCCCGCCCGGCCGGCCTGGCGGTCGGGCCCCGGCACCCCCTACGTCGACTTCGACGGCACCGACGACCAGCTCTCCCACGGCACCCCCGGCGGCCTGGTCGGCGACCGATCCGCCTTCACGCTGCTGGCCAAGGTCCGGCTCGACGCCCTGCCGGCGACCGACCCGGCGGTGATCTACGAGGAGGCCGACGCCTCGGGCGCCGTCGCCTGCCGGCTGGCGGTCGACAGTTCGGGCCACGTGGTCGGGAGCTACCGGCCGTCCGGGGGGACCCTCGCCTCGGCGACCAGCTCGGCCACCCTCCCGGCCGGCGGGGCCCCGGTCACGATCGGCCTGGTCCGGGACGGGACGGCGCTGCAGGCCTTCGTGGCCGGGTCCCCCTCGGGCCCGTCGGCGACGATCGACGCCGGGACCTCGCTGGCCGGGGCCACGCCCCGGGTCGGGGCCCCGGTCGCCTCCTCCGGCTTCGCCCGGCTCGACGGCCGGGTCTACGCCGTCTTCGGGGCGGCGCTGGCCTACGCCGACGCGCAGGTCCGCCAGCTCTCCGAGGCCCCCTCGGCCTCCGCCCTCTCGGCCACCGCCGCCGACGCGACCGCCGCCCTGGTCCTCGACGCGGCGGCCCCCGGCGAGTCGGCCGCCGCCCTCGCCGCGACCGCCGCCGACGCCTCCGCCACGCTCGCGCTCGACGCCGGGGCGCCCCCGCCGGCCGCGCTCGCCCTCTCGGCCTCGACGGCCGACGCCTCCGCCACGCTCGCGCTCGACGCCTCGGCCCCGGGCGCCGCCGGGCTGGCCCTCTCGGCGACCGCCGGCGACGCGACGGCGAGCCTCGCCCTCGACGCCGGGCCCCCGCCGGCCTCGACGATCGCCCTGCTGGCCGCCGCCGGCGACGCGACCGCGAGCCTCGCCCTCGACGCCGCGATCCCGGCCCCCGCCGCCGCCTCGATCCTCGCCGCCGCGGCGGACGCCTCGGCCGCCCTGGTGCTCGACGCCAGCCCGCCGGCCGGCACGGCCCCGTTCTCGCTCTCGGCGACGACGGCCGACGCGACCGCCGCCCTCGGGCTGGCCTGGATCGCCCGGGTCGACCTGCGGCAGATCGTCTTCGAGCGGCTCTCCGGCTCGGCCGCGCTGGCCGCCCTGGTCGGCACCCGGATCTACCCCAACTGGGTCCCCCAGGGGGTGGCGGCCCGGCCGGCCCTGACCTTCACGGTCGTCTCCAACGCCCGGGGCCGGGTCCTCGCCGAGGACGGCTTCGACGGCTCGGCCCGGGCCCGGGTCCGGTTCGACGCCTGGGCCGACGACCCGGCCGACGCCGCGGCCGTCGTCGACGCCCTCTCCGACCTCTGGCACGGCTACCGGGGCACGGCCTCCGGGGGCGTGCTGGTGCACTCCTCCTACCAGGTCGACGAGCAGGACCTGCCCGAGGCCCCCGCCGACGGCTCCGGCGACTGGACCGAGCGGATCGTCGCCGACTACGCGATCCACTACCGCATCCCCCGGCCGGACCGCTGA
- a CDS encoding phage head closure protein — protein MRAGRLRHRVAIRRATTTQGSFGQPVEAWTDLASCWAEVRPLAGRELEHARQVHALASHRVLMRAVAAVTPADRLDWGGRTLEILEVRDTDVGGRTRQLMLTCRESV, from the coding sequence ATGCGCGCCGGACGACTCCGCCACCGCGTCGCGATCCGCCGGGCGACGACCACGCAGGGGAGCTTCGGCCAGCCGGTCGAGGCCTGGACCGACCTGGCCTCCTGCTGGGCCGAGGTCCGCCCCCTGGCCGGCCGGGAGCTGGAGCACGCCCGGCAGGTCCACGCCCTGGCCAGCCACCGGGTCCTGATGCGGGCCGTCGCCGCCGTCACCCCGGCCGACCGCCTCGACTGGGGGGGCCGGACGCTGGAGATCCTGGAGGTCCGGGACACCGACGTCGGCGGCCGGACCCGCCAGCTCATGCTCACCTGCCGCGAGTCGGTCTGA
- a CDS encoding head-tail connector protein — MLQPDGRLTPATPPAEEPVTTAEAKAHLRVEVDDDDTLIAALVVAARRLVEARLARALVSQAWDLTLDGFPRACTQRPGSWERSWSYYGTLTVPLAPLASVSSITYVDAAGEEQTLDPSGYQVVAGSPGLVVPAYGTSWPATRSRPEAVTIRFTAGYGDAADVPQTLKLAVLLLVSHWYEHREAAIDPLIGNGPVDLPYGVGALLAAESWGHYA, encoded by the coding sequence ATGCTCCAGCCCGACGGCCGCCTCACCCCGGCCACCCCCCCGGCCGAGGAGCCGGTGACGACCGCCGAGGCCAAGGCCCACCTGCGCGTCGAGGTCGACGACGACGACACGCTCATCGCCGCCCTGGTCGTCGCCGCCCGCCGCCTCGTCGAGGCCCGACTGGCCCGGGCCCTGGTCTCCCAGGCCTGGGACCTGACGCTCGACGGCTTCCCCCGGGCCTGCACCCAGCGGCCCGGGTCGTGGGAGCGGTCCTGGTCGTACTACGGCACGCTCACGGTGCCGCTCGCCCCGCTGGCCTCGGTCTCCTCGATCACCTACGTCGACGCCGCCGGCGAGGAGCAGACGCTCGACCCCTCCGGCTACCAGGTCGTCGCCGGCTCGCCCGGCCTGGTCGTGCCCGCCTACGGCACGAGCTGGCCGGCGACCCGGTCCCGGCCCGAGGCGGTGACGATCCGCTTCACGGCCGGCTACGGCGACGCGGCCGACGTCCCGCAGACCCTCAAGCTGGCCGTGCTCCTGCTCGTCTCCCACTGGTACGAGCACCGCGAGGCGGCGATCGACCCGCTGATCGGCAACGGCCCGGTCGACCTGCCCTACGGCGTCGGGGCCCTGCTGGCCGCCGAGAGCTGGGGGCACTACGCCTGA